The Bifidobacterium eulemuris genome includes a window with the following:
- a CDS encoding ATP-binding protein, with product MEEILIDRPLYIDRIEPFMEADVVKVLVGLRRSGKSDLLKLIQRRLLERGCNASQFITMNFEDYALTQYSDPDVLYPYLLERINAVEGRPYVFLDEIQEVRSFEKVVNSLRAATKADVYITGSNSKLLSGELATYLGGRYVQFEVYPFGYAEYREARKQAGGDGSFMDYLLSGGMPFLTTQQWDEQSRRTYLTDIYRSVVLKDIVQRHGIRDVTLLERVVAYVMANVGNIISANSIAAYLKNERMEIGVQTVINYLEYCVDSFLLERMNRVGVVGKKLLKTQQKYYVADQGLRNAIVSDGMTNIQGLLENVVALEARRRGYDVSVGVGDDAEVDFVLDRGAERRYIQVTYLMAQERTVEREFGAFRGIEDNYPKTVVSMDPVLRPRDGIEHRNVEEFLLAQDW from the coding sequence ATGGAAGAAATTCTGATTGACAGGCCTTTGTATATCGACCGCATCGAACCGTTCATGGAAGCCGATGTGGTCAAGGTCTTGGTGGGACTGCGCCGTAGCGGCAAGTCGGATTTGCTGAAGCTGATTCAGCGTCGTCTGCTTGAGCGCGGGTGCAACGCAAGCCAGTTCATCACCATGAATTTCGAAGACTACGCGTTGACGCAATACAGCGATCCCGATGTGCTGTATCCGTATCTGCTTGAGCGAATCAACGCCGTCGAGGGGCGGCCATATGTGTTCCTCGACGAGATCCAGGAGGTTCGGTCTTTTGAGAAGGTCGTCAACTCGTTGAGGGCCGCCACCAAGGCGGACGTGTATATCACCGGATCGAATTCGAAACTGCTGTCCGGGGAATTGGCCACATACCTCGGCGGACGCTATGTGCAGTTCGAAGTGTATCCGTTCGGATATGCGGAATACCGAGAGGCCCGCAAGCAAGCGGGGGGCGACGGCTCGTTCATGGATTATCTGCTGTCGGGAGGGATGCCGTTCCTCACCACGCAGCAATGGGACGAGCAGAGCCGACGCACCTATCTGACCGACATCTACCGTTCCGTGGTGCTTAAGGACATCGTGCAGAGGCATGGCATCCGCGATGTGACGTTGCTTGAGCGGGTGGTGGCCTATGTGATGGCCAATGTCGGCAACATCATATCGGCCAATTCCATCGCGGCGTACCTGAAGAACGAGCGTATGGAGATCGGCGTGCAGACGGTGATCAACTATTTGGAATACTGCGTTGATTCGTTTCTGCTGGAACGCATGAACCGCGTCGGTGTGGTGGGGAAGAAGCTGTTGAAAACGCAGCAGAAATACTATGTCGCCGACCAAGGTCTGCGCAATGCGATCGTGAGCGACGGCATGACCAATATTCAAGGTCTGTTGGAGAACGTGGTGGCTTTGGAGGCACGCCGTCGCGGATACGACGTGTCCGTAGGTGTGGGCGATGACGCCGAGGTTGACTTCGTGCTCGACAGGGGAGCGGAGCGTCGCTATATCCAAGTGACGTATCTTATGGCCCAAGAGAGGACCGTGGAACGCGAGTTCGGCGCGTTCCGGGGAATCGAGGACAACTATCCCAAAACCGTGGTGTCGATGGATCCGGTGCTTCGCCCGCGCGACGGCATCGAACATAGAAATGTGGAGGAATTCCTGTTGGCCCAGGATTGGTGA
- a CDS encoding alpha-amylase family protein, with the protein MQPSAPAVETADETFRARLARHHDELEQLFMELYDDPTALDDLETMMAQTYAARPADLKALDKTRESDPEWYKRGDMFGMTLYTDLFAGDLNKLADKIDYLEEQKLTYLHLMPLLQMPHPANDGGYAVEDFNNVDPTLGTNEDLANLTAKLRKAGISLCLDFVMNHTASSHRWAEAAQNGDPEYQDYYFCYDDRTIPDQYDAVVPQVFPNSAPGNFTWNERMNKWVMTQFYPFQWDLNYRNPKVLVAMLASALNLANLGVEVLRIDAVPYIWKQLGTNSRNLPQVHTIVRMLRIALECVCPAVVLKGEVVMAPKELAAYFGTPEHPECHMLYNVSIMVNLWSALANGDTRLLKTQIDKLNALPENCWFVNYLRCHDDIGWGLDEPEEERLGIDPLKHKKFLYHFYEGAVPGSWAMGELYNYDEASGDARSCGTTASLCGIERALITHDKPALEVAVNRDLLMHKAMAFLRGFPMLSCGDEIAQLNGWDYKEDPDRIEDSRNLHRSKFDWEKAALRSQPGTVQNQLWEGMADLRAMRSDPCFAADAWVTTWDSHNDSVLAVVRKTDSGTLLGLFNFSNVPQTAWLDSAAGVTLQPSADLAPYEALILRQ; encoded by the coding sequence ATGCAGCCGTCCGCCCCCGCAGTCGAAACCGCCGACGAGACCTTCCGCGCCCGCCTCGCCCGCCACCACGACGAGCTTGAGCAGCTGTTCATGGAGCTATACGACGACCCCACCGCGCTCGACGACCTCGAAACCATGATGGCGCAAACCTACGCCGCCCGTCCGGCCGACCTCAAAGCGCTCGACAAGACCCGCGAATCCGACCCCGAATGGTACAAGCGCGGCGACATGTTCGGCATGACCCTCTACACCGACCTCTTCGCTGGCGATCTCAATAAACTCGCCGACAAAATCGACTACCTCGAAGAGCAGAAGCTCACCTACCTGCATCTCATGCCGCTGCTGCAGATGCCCCATCCCGCCAACGACGGCGGCTACGCGGTGGAGGACTTCAACAACGTCGACCCCACGCTCGGCACCAACGAAGACCTCGCCAACCTCACCGCGAAACTGCGCAAAGCCGGCATCAGCCTGTGCCTCGACTTCGTGATGAACCACACCGCCTCATCGCACCGCTGGGCGGAAGCCGCGCAGAATGGCGACCCCGAATACCAGGACTACTACTTCTGCTATGACGACCGCACCATCCCCGACCAGTACGACGCGGTCGTCCCGCAGGTCTTCCCCAACTCCGCGCCCGGCAACTTCACGTGGAACGAACGCATGAACAAGTGGGTGATGACCCAGTTCTATCCCTTCCAGTGGGACCTGAACTACCGCAATCCCAAAGTGCTCGTCGCCATGCTCGCCAGCGCGCTAAACCTCGCCAACCTCGGCGTGGAGGTGCTGCGCATCGACGCCGTGCCCTACATTTGGAAGCAGCTCGGCACCAACAGCCGCAACCTGCCGCAGGTGCACACCATCGTGCGCATGCTGCGCATCGCACTCGAATGCGTCTGCCCGGCCGTGGTGCTCAAAGGCGAGGTGGTGATGGCCCCCAAGGAGCTCGCCGCCTACTTCGGCACCCCCGAGCATCCCGAATGTCACATGCTCTACAACGTCTCCATCATGGTGAACCTGTGGAGCGCGCTCGCCAACGGCGACACACGCCTGCTTAAAACGCAGATCGACAAGCTCAACGCCTTGCCCGAAAACTGCTGGTTCGTCAACTATCTGCGCTGCCACGACGACATCGGCTGGGGGCTCGACGAACCCGAGGAGGAGCGCCTCGGCATCGACCCGCTCAAGCACAAGAAATTCCTCTACCACTTCTACGAGGGCGCGGTGCCCGGCAGCTGGGCCATGGGCGAGCTCTACAACTACGACGAAGCCAGCGGCGACGCGCGCAGCTGCGGCACCACGGCCAGCCTGTGCGGCATCGAACGCGCCCTGATCACACACGACAAGCCCGCGCTCGAGGTGGCCGTGAACCGCGACCTGCTCATGCACAAGGCGATGGCGTTCCTGCGCGGCTTCCCGATGCTCAGCTGCGGCGACGAGATCGCCCAGCTCAACGGATGGGACTACAAGGAGGATCCCGACCGCATCGAAGACAGCCGCAACCTGCACCGCAGCAAGTTCGATTGGGAGAAGGCAGCGTTGCGCTCGCAGCCCGGCACCGTGCAGAACCAACTGTGGGAGGGCATGGCCGATTTGCGTGCGATGCGTTCCGATCCCTGCTTCGCGGCCGACGCGTGGGTGACCACATGGGATTCGCATAACGATTCCGTGCTGGCTGTGGTGCGCAAGACGGACTCCGGCACGCTGCTGGGCCTGTTCAACTTCTCGAACGTGCCCCAGACCGCATGGCTTGACAGCGCCGCCGGCGTGACGCTGCAGCCCAGCGCCGATCTGGCCCCCTATGAGGCGCTGATTCTGCGCCAGTAG
- a CDS encoding holo-ACP synthase: protein MGLGYDVVDVAALDEQLAEPGTRMRNLFSAREMHQALRIASVKGDGATVHLAAKWAGKEAVLKAWEEALGERPSPYTLDDFPWKSIEILDDQRGRPRVVLSEDVEETLRASLAWSDGEPGWLISLSHDGLIAGAVVMLVRRDPNDKHSTDESPLERMVS from the coding sequence ATGGGACTTGGGTACGACGTGGTGGATGTTGCAGCGTTGGATGAGCAGTTGGCCGAACCCGGCACCCGCATGCGCAACCTGTTCTCCGCACGCGAGATGCATCAGGCACTGCGCATCGCGTCGGTCAAAGGCGATGGCGCGACCGTGCATCTCGCCGCCAAGTGGGCCGGCAAGGAGGCGGTGCTCAAAGCGTGGGAAGAGGCGCTGGGGGAGCGGCCCAGCCCATACACGCTCGATGATTTCCCGTGGAAGAGCATCGAAATCCTTGACGACCAGCGCGGACGCCCCCGTGTGGTGCTGAGCGAGGACGTGGAGGAGACGTTGCGCGCGTCATTGGCATGGAGCGACGGCGAACCCGGCTGGCTGATCTCCCTGAGCCATGACGGCCTTATCGCCGGTGCCGTGGTGATGCTGGTGCGGCGTGACCCGAACGACAAACATTCCACCGACGAATCGCCACTCGAGCGGATGGTGAGCTAG
- a CDS encoding biotin--[acetyl-CoA-carboxylase] ligase → MMTMLKAMTPRMPRTEHVADHMVAMAQTESTNSLARNLVDADALGLTDGGHGGVPVTVVAADMQTAGRGRLDHTWVSRPGESFTVSFATVVPRSLATDESVNGWLQMIAGLAVLDGLDKAISQCGARPNQPDCSRTLKWPNDIFVHGLKLGGILAELVPLPMSQAVDDERATDGERVAIIFGIGLNLNLSASNLPTPQSTSLQLHVAGLPDGAVMRDMIAAGIVSSLKRRVTMFVEDPRGQSAALRDEAAAKSWTLGRRVEAHFVDGGTLEGEAIALNADASLTVRTDDGAEHVVRTADVGVLPR, encoded by the coding sequence ATGATGACAATGTTGAAGGCAATGACGCCCCGCATGCCCCGAACCGAACATGTGGCCGACCATATGGTGGCGATGGCGCAGACCGAATCCACGAATTCGTTGGCGCGCAACCTCGTCGATGCCGACGCGCTCGGCTTGACGGACGGCGGCCACGGCGGAGTTCCGGTGACCGTGGTGGCCGCCGATATGCAGACCGCCGGGCGTGGGCGGCTCGACCATACCTGGGTGAGCAGGCCCGGAGAATCGTTCACCGTCTCCTTCGCCACCGTTGTGCCGCGCAGTCTCGCCACGGACGAATCGGTGAATGGCTGGCTGCAGATGATCGCCGGACTGGCCGTGCTCGACGGATTGGACAAGGCGATCAGCCAGTGCGGCGCTCGGCCGAACCAACCCGACTGTTCACGCACGCTCAAATGGCCGAACGACATCTTCGTGCACGGGCTCAAGTTGGGCGGCATCCTCGCCGAACTTGTGCCGTTGCCGATGTCTCAGGCGGTCGACGACGAACGCGCAACCGACGGTGAGCGTGTCGCGATCATCTTCGGTATCGGCCTCAATCTCAACCTTTCGGCATCCAACCTGCCCACGCCGCAGTCCACCTCGCTGCAGTTGCATGTGGCGGGACTGCCCGACGGAGCGGTGATGCGCGATATGATCGCCGCGGGCATCGTCTCGTCGCTCAAGCGTCGCGTCACCATGTTCGTCGAAGATCCGCGAGGCCAAAGCGCCGCCCTGCGCGACGAGGCCGCCGCGAAGAGCTGGACGCTGGGGCGCAGGGTCGAGGCGCATTTCGTGGACGGCGGCACGTTGGAAGGCGAGGCGATCGCGCTGAACGCCGACGCGTCGCTCACCGTACGTACCGATGATGGCGCGGAGCATGTGGTGCGCACCGCGGACGTGGGCGTGCTGCCCCGGTGA
- the rpsO gene encoding 30S ribosomal protein S15 codes for MALTAEEKNEIITKYATHEGDTGSPEVQVALLSKRISDLTEHLKEHKHDHHSRRGMQLMIGSRRRLLDYLKKNDIERYRALIEKLGLRR; via the coding sequence GTGGCACTGACGGCTGAGGAAAAGAACGAGATCATCACCAAGTACGCGACGCACGAAGGCGACACCGGCTCCCCGGAGGTCCAGGTCGCGCTGCTGTCCAAGCGAATCTCCGACCTGACCGAGCATCTGAAGGAGCACAAGCACGACCACCACTCCCGTCGTGGCATGCAGCTCATGATCGGTTCCCGTCGTCGTCTGCTTGACTACCTCAAGAAGAACGACATCGAGCGTTACCGTGCGCTCATCGAGAAGCTGGGCCTGCGCCGCTAG
- a CDS encoding polyribonucleotide nucleotidyltransferase, whose amino-acid sequence MEGPEIKAVEAVIDNGSFGKRTLRFETGRLAQQADGAVAAYLDDDSMVLSTTTAGSSPKENYDFFPLTVDVEEKMYAAGKIPGSFFRREGRPSSEAILACRIIDRPLRPLFPHTLRNEVQVVETILAVNPEDAYDVIALNAASASTMISGLPFAGPVSGVRLALIDGQWVAFPRWSERDRAVFEIVVAGRVVENGDVAIAMIEAGAGKNAWQLIYEEGQIKPDEEVVAGGLEAAKPFIKVICEAQAELKAIAAKETKEFPLFPEYTDALYARIDEIAHADLDSALTIAEKLPRQDRIAEIKATVKETLAAEFEDMDEAEKDKQIGNAFKELQRQIVRRRILTEDYRIDGRGLRDIRTLSAEVDIVPRVHGSALFQRGETQILGVSTLNMLKMEQQIDALSGPQSKRYMHNYEMPPYSTGETGRVGSPKRREIGHGALAEKAILPVLPGREEFPYAIRQVSEALGSNGSTSMGSVCASTLSLLAAGVPLKAPVAGIAMGLVSGDVDGQHIFKTLTDILGAEDAFGDMDFKVAGTSEFITALQLDTKLDGIPADILAAALQQAKEARTTILEVINECIDGPSEMSEYAPRIITTTVPVDKIGEIIGPKGKMINQIQEDTGAEIAIEDDGTVYISSEGGEAAEKAKEIIDQIANPHVPEAGETYNGKVVKTTSFGAFVNLTPGTDGLLHISQIRNLANGERIDAVEDVLKEGDTVEVIVQGVDERGKISLAIPGFEDQESGAGRGGRDRGGRDDRRGGRRDDRRGDRDYDDRPRRRRSDDRDDDFEDRPRRRRAERDYDEADRDFDDRPRRRRSDDRDDDFEDRPRRRRSADRDDHSDRRSSGRGRGSDRNPRYATDDNYDDYRSEREERAERPRRRVRRDFDPFED is encoded by the coding sequence ATGGAGGGTCCCGAAATCAAGGCCGTTGAGGCCGTAATCGACAATGGATCATTCGGCAAGCGCACGCTGCGCTTCGAGACCGGACGCCTCGCCCAGCAGGCCGACGGCGCCGTCGCCGCCTATCTCGACGACGATTCCATGGTGCTGAGCACCACCACCGCCGGCTCCAGCCCGAAGGAGAACTACGACTTCTTCCCGCTGACCGTCGACGTGGAAGAGAAGATGTACGCCGCCGGCAAGATCCCCGGCTCGTTCTTCCGCCGCGAGGGCCGCCCCTCGTCCGAGGCCATCCTGGCCTGCCGTATCATCGACCGCCCGCTGCGCCCGCTGTTCCCGCACACGCTGCGCAACGAAGTGCAGGTCGTGGAGACCATCCTCGCCGTGAACCCCGAGGATGCCTACGATGTAATCGCCCTGAACGCCGCCTCCGCCTCCACCATGATCTCCGGCCTGCCGTTCGCCGGCCCGGTCTCCGGTGTGCGTCTGGCGCTGATTGACGGCCAGTGGGTCGCCTTCCCGCGTTGGAGCGAGCGTGACCGCGCCGTGTTCGAGATCGTGGTCGCCGGCCGTGTGGTCGAGAACGGCGACGTCGCCATCGCCATGATCGAAGCCGGCGCCGGCAAGAACGCCTGGCAGCTCATCTACGAGGAGGGCCAGATCAAGCCGGACGAGGAAGTCGTCGCCGGTGGTCTGGAAGCCGCCAAGCCGTTCATCAAGGTGATCTGCGAGGCCCAGGCCGAACTCAAGGCCATCGCCGCCAAGGAGACCAAGGAATTCCCGCTCTTCCCGGAGTACACCGACGCGCTGTACGCCCGCATCGACGAGATCGCCCACGCCGACCTCGACTCCGCCCTGACCATCGCGGAGAAGCTGCCGCGTCAGGACCGCATCGCCGAGATCAAGGCGACCGTGAAGGAAACCCTCGCCGCCGAGTTCGAGGATATGGACGAGGCCGAGAAGGACAAGCAGATCGGCAACGCGTTCAAGGAACTGCAGCGCCAAATCGTCCGCCGCCGCATCCTCACCGAGGATTACCGCATCGACGGCCGCGGCCTGCGCGACATCCGCACCCTGTCGGCCGAGGTCGACATCGTGCCGCGCGTGCACGGCTCCGCCCTGTTCCAGCGCGGCGAAACCCAGATCCTGGGCGTCTCCACGCTGAACATGCTCAAGATGGAGCAGCAGATCGACGCGCTCTCCGGACCGCAGTCCAAGCGCTACATGCACAACTACGAGATGCCGCCGTACTCCACCGGTGAGACCGGCCGCGTCGGCTCCCCGAAGCGCCGCGAGATCGGCCACGGCGCCCTCGCCGAGAAGGCCATCCTGCCGGTGCTGCCGGGCCGTGAGGAATTCCCCTACGCGATCCGTCAGGTCTCCGAGGCCCTCGGCTCCAACGGCTCCACCTCCATGGGTTCCGTGTGCGCTTCCACCCTGTCCCTCCTCGCCGCCGGCGTGCCGCTGAAGGCTCCGGTCGCGGGCATCGCCATGGGCTTGGTGTCCGGCGATGTGGACGGCCAGCACATCTTCAAGACCCTGACCGACATTCTGGGTGCCGAAGACGCGTTCGGCGACATGGACTTCAAGGTGGCCGGTACCTCCGAGTTCATCACCGCCCTGCAGCTCGACACCAAGCTCGATGGCATCCCCGCCGACATCCTGGCCGCCGCACTGCAGCAGGCCAAGGAGGCGCGCACCACGATCCTCGAGGTCATCAACGAGTGCATCGACGGTCCGTCCGAGATGAGCGAGTACGCTCCGCGCATCATCACCACCACCGTTCCGGTGGACAAGATCGGCGAGATCATCGGCCCCAAGGGCAAGATGATCAACCAGATCCAGGAAGACACCGGTGCCGAGATCGCGATCGAGGACGACGGCACCGTCTACATCTCCTCCGAAGGTGGCGAGGCCGCCGAGAAGGCCAAGGAGATCATCGACCAGATCGCCAACCCGCATGTGCCGGAAGCCGGCGAGACCTACAACGGCAAGGTCGTCAAGACCACGTCGTTCGGCGCGTTCGTGAACCTCACCCCGGGCACCGACGGTCTGCTGCACATCTCGCAGATCCGCAACCTGGCCAACGGCGAGCGTATCGACGCCGTCGAGGACGTGCTCAAGGAAGGCGACACCGTTGAGGTGATCGTGCAGGGTGTCGACGAGCGCGGCAAGATCTCGCTCGCCATCCCCGGCTTCGAGGATCAGGAATCCGGTGCCGGCCGTGGCGGCCGTGACCGTGGCGGCCGTGATGACCGTCGTGGCGGCCGTCGCGACGATCGTCGTGGCGATCGTGACTATGACGATCGTCCGCGTCGTCGTCGTTCCGATGATCGTGATGATGATTTCGAGGATCGTCCACGTCGCCGCCGCGCCGAGCGTGACTACGATGAGGCCGACCGCGATTTCGATGATCGTCCGCGTCGCCGCCGTTCTGACGATCGTGATGATGATTTCGAGGATCGTCCGCGTCGCCGCCGCTCCGCTGACCGCGATGATCACTCCGATCGCCGTTCCTCCGGCCGCGGCCGCGGTTCCGACCGCAACCCGCGTTATGCCACCGACGACAACTACGACGACTACCGTTCCGAGCGTGAAGAGCGCGCCGAACGTCCTCGTCGCCGCGTCCGTCGCGACTTCGATCCCTTCGAGGACTGA
- a CDS encoding LemA family protein, whose amino-acid sequence MIAVIIVVAVIAIVLIWAVTAYNNLVSLKNRVKNGWAQIDVQLKQRADLIPNLVETVKGYAAHESSVFTEVTQARAGAVAAANNPNATTVERAAAENQLSRALVNLQATAEAYPALQANQNFLDLQAQLKALEEKIAYARQFYNDVVLKLNTAIETVPSNIIAGLFHFEQAQYFEADEAARQVPQVKF is encoded by the coding sequence ATGATCGCAGTCATCATCGTGGTCGCCGTCATAGCGATTGTGCTGATCTGGGCCGTGACGGCCTATAACAATTTGGTCTCGCTGAAGAACCGCGTGAAGAACGGATGGGCGCAGATCGACGTGCAGCTCAAACAGCGCGCCGACCTGATTCCGAATCTTGTGGAGACGGTGAAGGGCTATGCCGCCCACGAATCGAGCGTGTTCACCGAAGTCACGCAGGCCCGCGCCGGTGCAGTGGCTGCGGCGAATAATCCGAACGCCACCACCGTCGAACGCGCGGCCGCCGAGAACCAGCTCTCCCGCGCTTTGGTCAATCTGCAGGCCACGGCCGAAGCGTATCCGGCCCTGCAGGCCAACCAGAACTTCCTCGATCTGCAGGCACAGCTGAAGGCGCTCGAAGAGAAGATCGCCTACGCCCGTCAGTTCTACAACGACGTGGTGCTTAAGCTCAACACCGCCATCGAGACGGTGCCGAGCAACATCATCGCCGGGCTGTTCCACTTCGAGCAGGCTCAGTATTTCGAGGCCGACGAGGCCGCGCGCCAGGTGCCGCAGGTCAAATTCTGA
- a CDS encoding DUF2207 domain-containing protein, translated as MRKRLIRAGIFAVGVAALIMAISMLFVVADTDGADLSYRTLDLEATVQSNGDLTVTQHIDMKLRDRSDDDGDRPWKQLYQQYTLNSSNLTDISDISVTNVTTGETYTQIAPQTPSDISDTTWNGEYANHWYIADVSQGESDPQPYEPGVDGLAVSGGSDSSTSASSKIIEIGWNIPATVEADSLRFDVTMTLHDVATAWSDIVSLQWEPFGKTNQVPIGTVTGTVRFPDGVDEDTSWAWLHTERTSETSRDADGGLRFTAYDVKAGDYLDVVAAYDRTAADSSAVTRVITGDHLDALQADETRQEQQWREQQRAHAIRMVVFWAASIAIGVLLCVIGLFGVRKSLEAARYRGGIEYWRDPPGMSPASAATLIDVVDSPAGDLDSRVMTSTVLALAVKKAIAIYPGPASMYAGIDMSQATNPVGLAGMIGTDANRLAAAKQTSTMVILPAALNDETREAMGLSQSESACLDLFIAISKRVGGPVFDLKQMTKACKKWKKGYESLGSFTTACGNEYALLGATRSTGGQAAAAGLVGAVLGVAMLVVNITNGNLAMALASGLPVLIVGLFCVFGASYTGLTDAGQEHAGRCLGLKRYMQDFSDFSDRGAADIALWDWYMVYAAAFGISERVGKELAKAYPQVTDPTWLDSHASGSLLYWSYRPFGWYGYGVGAAAGAASDGGMGGPAFAFGGDSFAAGFGDIGSQLNAGFAEVRSTIQAAAPSSSGGFSGSGGSFSGGGFGGSSGGSGGGSFGGR; from the coding sequence ATGAGGAAGAGACTGATACGAGCGGGAATCTTCGCGGTTGGGGTCGCGGCGCTCATCATGGCGATATCCATGCTGTTCGTCGTCGCGGACACGGACGGCGCGGACCTGAGCTACCGCACGCTCGATCTGGAGGCCACCGTGCAATCCAACGGCGACCTGACCGTCACACAACATATCGATATGAAACTGCGCGACCGGTCCGACGATGACGGCGACCGCCCCTGGAAGCAGCTTTACCAGCAGTACACGCTGAATTCCAGCAATCTCACCGACATCTCCGACATCTCGGTCACCAACGTCACCACGGGGGAGACCTACACGCAGATCGCGCCGCAGACGCCGAGCGACATCAGCGACACGACATGGAACGGCGAATACGCGAACCACTGGTACATCGCCGACGTATCCCAAGGCGAAAGCGACCCGCAACCCTACGAGCCGGGCGTGGACGGGCTGGCCGTGTCGGGCGGCAGCGACTCCTCCACCTCGGCCAGCAGCAAAATCATCGAAATCGGCTGGAACATCCCCGCAACCGTCGAAGCGGACAGTCTGCGATTCGACGTGACCATGACCCTGCACGACGTGGCCACCGCGTGGAGCGACATCGTCAGCCTGCAATGGGAGCCGTTCGGCAAAACGAACCAAGTGCCGATCGGCACCGTCACCGGCACGGTGCGATTCCCCGACGGCGTCGACGAAGACACGTCGTGGGCGTGGCTGCACACGGAACGCACCAGCGAAACCAGCCGTGACGCCGACGGCGGCCTGCGATTCACCGCCTACGATGTGAAAGCCGGCGACTATCTCGACGTGGTCGCCGCATACGACCGGACTGCGGCCGATTCCTCCGCCGTCACGCGCGTGATCACCGGCGACCATCTCGACGCGCTCCAAGCCGACGAAACCCGGCAGGAACAGCAATGGCGCGAGCAACAGCGCGCCCATGCCATCCGGATGGTCGTCTTCTGGGCGGCAAGCATCGCCATCGGCGTCCTGCTATGCGTGATCGGTCTGTTCGGCGTGCGCAAATCCCTCGAGGCCGCGCGATACCGCGGTGGAATCGAATACTGGCGCGACCCGCCCGGCATGAGCCCAGCCAGCGCCGCCACGCTGATCGACGTGGTCGATTCTCCCGCCGGCGATCTGGATTCGCGCGTGATGACCTCCACCGTGCTTGCCCTCGCCGTGAAGAAAGCCATCGCCATCTATCCCGGGCCGGCGAGCATGTACGCGGGCATCGATATGAGCCAGGCGACGAATCCGGTCGGGCTGGCCGGCATGATCGGCACCGACGCGAATCGTCTCGCCGCTGCGAAGCAGACCAGCACCATGGTGATCCTGCCTGCCGCGTTGAACGACGAAACGCGGGAGGCGATGGGCCTGAGCCAGTCCGAAAGCGCCTGCCTCGACCTGTTCATCGCGATTTCGAAGCGCGTGGGTGGGCCGGTGTTCGACCTCAAGCAGATGACGAAGGCCTGCAAGAAGTGGAAGAAAGGCTACGAATCGTTGGGATCGTTCACCACGGCCTGCGGCAACGAATACGCGCTGCTGGGCGCCACGCGCAGCACCGGCGGGCAGGCCGCGGCCGCCGGTCTGGTGGGGGCGGTTCTCGGGGTCGCCATGCTGGTGGTCAATATCACCAACGGCAACCTCGCCATGGCGCTGGCCTCCGGATTGCCGGTGCTAATCGTGGGCCTGTTCTGCGTGTTCGGCGCCTCCTATACGGGTTTGACCGACGCCGGGCAGGAGCATGCCGGCCGCTGCCTCGGCTTGAAACGCTATATGCAGGATTTCTCCGATTTCTCCGACCGTGGTGCCGCCGACATCGCCCTGTGGGATTGGTATATGGTGTACGCCGCAGCGTTCGGCATCTCCGAGCGGGTGGGCAAGGAGCTCGCCAAGGCATATCCGCAGGTGACCGATCCCACATGGCTGGATTCCCACGCCTCCGGTTCGCTGCTGTACTGGTCGTATCGTCCCTTCGGCTGGTATGGCTATGGCGTTGGCGCGGCGGCCGGAGCGGCGTCGGACGGTGGGATGGGCGGCCCTGCGTTCGCGTTCGGAGGGGACTCCTTCGCGGCCGGATTCGGCGACATCGGCTCGCAGCTGAACGCGGGCTTCGCCGAAGTGCGTTCCACCATCCAAGCCGCGGCACCCTCGTCCTCCGGCGGATTCAGCGGTTCCGGCGGGTCGTTCTCCGGCGGCGGCTTCGGCGGCTCCTCCGGAGGCTCTGGCGGCGGCTCCTTCGGAGGCCGTTAA